From the Dermacentor variabilis isolate Ectoservices chromosome 5, ASM5094787v1, whole genome shotgun sequence genome, the window TTccccgtcactacaacgtggcaCTACAGTGTTCCAGAAGCAGAAGTTTCAGATTGCTGTTTCGCAGTAAGCATAAGCGTTGCACAGTTAACAATAAAACGAAACAATGGCCTTAGTCTCACGGTGTTATCTATTTCAAGATCCATTGTTCTCTGCTTGAACGAGAGTCACCGAGCGtggcggcttagcggctatagtgttgtgctgctaagcacgaggtcgcgggatccaatcgcggccgcggcgggcgcacttcgatgggggtgaaatgcaaaaacgcccgtgtcccatgcattgggggcacgttaaagaaccccaggtggtcaaaattaacccggagtcccctactacgtcgtgactcataatcagaccgtggttttggcacgtaagttTATTCATTTGTCTCAACGAGAGAACGCAATATCGCGATGAAAGAGATTGCCGTTGTCAATACATTTGAGACGATGCGTGAGCGTGATTTTCCCAAAAAATAGCGCTGCTTTTCGAGAACGGAGTGTCGATATTTCAGCAGattatggagagagagagagagagagaagaaaagaaagacagggaggttaaccagacgaaagttcggtttgctgccctgcactgggggaagggggtatagggacgaagagaaagagagagagagagagagcagtttcGTGCACATttaaaggttcgcaccgagtctacacacggttgacaaaacctgtcgacttgaggtacttcAATAACGccttcgtggctttctgtgccatcgacgcctACGGCCATATAtatcttcatttccgaaaatggtccCGAGTCCGGCTGGTTCAATGCTGTCAGGAGAGCTTCACGGTCGATGTCGTACTGGGGACAGAGATTATGGAGGCACTCTATACAAAAGCACGGAGGTGATAATGCATGCAAGCCGGCCTCCTGTCGTTCCGCTATATCTCGAAATGACGGTTATCGGATGACACGCGTCGGCTGCCTGGCGCACGCGCCTGGTTTTTATCTTCGTGTCCGTGATTACCCAGTAGGAGACACCGCAATATAGCCCTGCAAGTGAGGACTCTGCCACTGCGTTTGTACCATATCTTTGCCAGACATTGCGCAGAGCCAACGAGTAGTTTGGAAGGACTATCTGCATTTACATTTCAGCAAAGCGCACGCGTATGGCATGGGAACTGTCTTTTAGCGATTCTCCCTTACTGCGGCTATTGATGCAGCGAAGTATTTTACTTTGTCTTCACCCGTGCCGAGGGATCTGCAGTAGTTGACCGAAGATGATTCCCTCGGGCGACGGAAGCACTCGCGCTGCGGTGGAAGGTACGCGAGTTAGAGCTATGACGATGGAGGAGATGGCAAATCTATGCAATCATGTGAGTGCGCTGGCGGGGACGTCAAGCCGGCTGCTGTTGGCAAGGAAATGCGCTCGACGATCCCGCTCTCCCCACTAAAGACACgaagaagggttgaaatccggccAGTTGGCACATactttaaggaaaaaaaaaaccagtcaaaaaacacaacggacaagaggagaggttcacaccgcAACGACTGGTGGTGGTGGACCACAACGACTGTTATAAAGACACGAACACACTCTCTGCAGGCATTCAAAAGTTGTCCCACCACCTCAGCAGCGATGCACAGCGCCTCGGTAAAGTGCGAAAACTATAACAGTGAAGAAGAGGAATCCTACGACTTCGCGGCTGTCGACATTGCAATTTGTTAACAAGTAATTAAAAATAATTACGCGGTTTTTTAAAAGCGTCTTTTACAcgcgcaagcatttctatgcctatccAAAGAGATAACCCGTCCGTTTGTCCGTCCGTCAGCCACGtgagacgatcgctttcaagataggacccgcGCTCCTGCGCCCTACGCAGCCGTCGCTGGAGTACGGTTGGCCGTGGGTGATAATGGATCGATGAGGATGGAAAAGGCGCTAAAGAGTGATAATGGCTTTTTCTAAGTTTATTCAGTGCACTCGCCGTATATTGACACCCACTAGGTCAATACACTATTTTGTTCGTTTTTACGTGGCATTCAATGAGACACTAAACAATCTATTGTGCATTCAAAGCCGCAAAACGAAATCTCGAGTGTAAAAGCAGGCCTAAAGAAGAAaagcggggtggggggggggggggggagcggaggTCTAGAATCGATTGCTGTTCTGTCTTGTGAGAGCATATTGTTATGATTTGTTGTAGAACAGCCGGTGGCAGAAGTTTTTCCAGtatttccactgccatcgaataaATCAATGAATCAACGTGCGGGACACTACAGAAGTTCCTTGACGTACCTGTGCAGGCAGTTGGCAGCCGTCGAAGGTCAGCCACCTGCAGATGACGCAGGCCGTGGTGATGTGCATCGAGTACGCGTCCAGGCATCCAGCGGCTCAGACGGCGGGCGTTGCTCTAGTCACCGACTTCGAAGGCTGGTCCTTCGGCAAGATGCGATTCTTCGACATTGGTGTCATGAAGGACTACTTACATTACCTGCAGGTAAGAGCGACGGACAAGTGTGGCGTTGACTGGGTTTGCATCCTTATTTATTGCTTGCTTAGCTTCACTTAAATAACGTTCcgtacaaaaaaatgaaatcagcgAATTCCTCATTTTATTATTTGAGAGAGGCATAACGCCATGACGTTCGGGGATTTATATTGATTGATAATCTCCCACCAGGTATGCACATTGAATTACCTCAAGTTTTCCCCGAGACATACTGAACGTGTGACATTCACGCAGGAATTCTACAAAAATCTCACTAGGTAATTATTTTATTAGTAATTATAATTAACTAATTATTAGTAGCATATTAAAGTAACGTTTATGAGTAGCAGTAACATTTATGAAAACTGCTGTGCATCATGCACATTTTATAGACGACTCGTTTTCCACGAGCCAACGActgaattcatttgcagcatggGCAGAGTGCGTGGATGTTTCCTCTATGCGTGAGCTCTCTTAACGCTAAACCACTACGCAAATTCCCTTGACTGATCTGCACTATGCTACCGCATCGAAATTCATTTACCCACCAGTACCAGCATGTTATTCGAACATCCTGCATCAGGTTGACCAGGATTTCTTGCCCCATTTGGCCACCTGCTCCTTTCTGCGCTGACAGTTGTCACGCCTCGCTAAGCGAGGCGGCGATGTTATCAACGACATACTTTGTCTTATTGCGTTgtctttttacagcggagctgtcttaAGCATAAGGCGAAATCAGCGTATGTGTGTCAGCTGCGTTTGAGGCCATATGTGTCAAAGCCGGTGATGGATGTTGGTCTGATGCGTTCCGATCTACGCAAACAACGACAGCGCGGCCGTTGTGCCCTATGCCTTACCGACGACAGGCGAGAGCCTTTCCCTGGAATGTATACTGACGAGCGCGTCGTACAGGCCGGGGACggaatcgttgtcgccaccgtaTACGTTCATGCCGCAGCTTCAAAGAGGGACATTTAAGGCTTTATGATCGACACATATGGGTGGATCCTCCCGGTGGACCCCAAACCCGTCGTCATTGTGGGTGACCTTAACGTCGATGTGTCTCGTCCCGACAGAAAGTGGTCATCGGCGTTTCTCTTCAAAAGGTTCGGCTTTAAATGTTACACCCAGACCAATGTCTCCACGACGCGCCATCAGTCGTGCATAGACCTAATGTTCACTAAGAACATTtccagtgtcgtcacagagccCATGGCCGTCTATCATAGAGACCATAAGGCCATAATTACTGTGGTCACGAGATAAACGTAAATACAAATAAGCACACAAACGTGCATATTTGTGTtatattgttttgttgttttattttcttttatttatagtTCTATACAGCTCCGCCGGTCGTCCACCTTCACAGTGTGGAATGGCTCTTAATTTTTCATAcagcagtgcagtgcagtgctttttttttttttacggtgtcGTCGTACATTAGGTAGATGCATCAAATGCAGCTGCAGGATATGTATACTTACTTAGGGACATGAGGTGATAAAGTTGAGGCTAAAAATTGTAgttttaaataaatattgttaaAAAGCAACGCTGCAAAACATTCCCGTTGTGTCGCACGCATTATGGGAAGTGTTCTCTGCTCTATTCAGAGAGAATTAACGCAAGCATGGTGGCGTGAGCACTGATATAGCTTGACTTGACATTCGGTACACCCGTGCTGCTAAATATATAATGCTTTTTCCTATATTTTTTTACAGAATTGCGCTCCCATCTTAGCGAATGAAGCTCACGTGATCCGACAGCCAGCTGCCTTCAGTGTCTTGTTCGCGCTCATGCGGCCTTTCATGAGAGACGAGACCATTAATGCGGTAAATGCTTACGAGTGTCTGCGCATctcttgcatgtttttttttcaagagatGGAACGTATTAACGTAAACTACTAAAATAATAGCTCCACTTTGAATGGCAAACTCTTTACCTCTGAGACAGCGTGCGCAGTGTCATTTATTCGTTATCTTTGTCAGCATTCGTGTGTAAACCTCGAAGGCAAATCAGCGTACAATTAAATTGTACATGAGAACGGTGACAGTGTCACATGTAAAAAAATATTACGTATCTTGGTAACGCTCTTCTGTCATGTCTTGAATGTGAGTGAAACTCCATAATCAAAAATGACTCTGCAGTGAGTGGGAGGCCACCGGTTTAAATTCAAAATGCGTCGAGCAAATATGAGGTGCTCTGTTGAATTTTGTTTTAAGTGAAGTGCCACAGATACTCGAAATAAGAATGGTTTTTGTGGTCCTGTAGCACCGTGTCAATGGCCCAATGGTTATCTTCGACGAGTTCATTGGAGGTCGTGGGCAGAAGTGTAACTACAGTTCTTCTTTTGCCCGTCATTTCAGATAACGTTTCACGGGAAGCACGTCGATCAACTTTACGCTGACATTTCCCCGAGCATGCTTTTCTCAGAGTACGGAGGCACAGCACCGAACACAGATTGGGACCTGTTCTGGACAAGCATGTGCCAGGAGCACAGCGAGGGAAAAGCTGGTCGGCAGCTGTAGAAGCCAACTTAGCTTTATGATCAGATTCTCTGTGCTACAGCGCGATGTTACAGGAGTGCCAAATGACACCTGTTTCAACCTGTGCGGACATTTGTGGACGTGTTCACCTTCCCTAGAGGGCAATCAAAGAAGGAAAAGGGTGGAAGTTCTACGAGACGCATGTCCGATTTTATACCCTGCTTTGCGGGCAAGAGTAAATAGTGAGGGGATGAGTTCATCATTTTCTGTTTTACCTTATGATAAGGGACGGACCGAGAGTAGTACCGAAGGGAGgcggagaagggggagggggagagggaagTGGATTTAACGTACTGCATGCCCGCTGAAATTTTTTAGCGCGCGATTTTTTATGGCCAACATTTACAAAGACTAAATGTGTCAGAAGTGCCGACACGTCATGAAACAGGGGTGCAAGAGGCCGTTAGGGGGGCTCTGGATCTTTTGGAATTTCTGATGAAAGGGCCCCGATGCTCATAGTCTACTGACGAAGACAAAACGCACTATGCTTTTGACATATTTATGCAGTTAATTAAgcaacaaatgcaaaaaaaaaatacaatgaagTAGTCGTTTTTTACGAAGAGTTCAGTGCCTTCTGATTACCGCCTTATAAAGACAATGACCTCAGCTTACTGGTGAGTGTATTATAAGCAGTCTGGCTATCATCTAAATAATAAATTACGAGCACACACATTCGACTTTCTGGCAATGTAAATCGATATAAGCCGCGACTTCGCCTGTATATTTCCTAAATTATTATTGCTGTGGTGTAATGAGGAAACTTGCTAGACCCAAGACGGTAAGTCGGTAAGCTTACCACAAGAGTGCCTGAAAATGGCATTATTGCATAAGATAGACCTTATAAAGTAATGCAACTTTCCCGTGAAGCTTCAAGTTAATCCAACTCACGCGCGGTAGGACACGAAAAAGGCAAAGCGAAGACGCTGAAGCGTACATTTAATTCCGGGGAGCATTCAGCGGCGTCTGTATTATCTCACTACGTCTCCCTCTCTCATGAATGTATTTCCTTTTCTCTGTCTGTCCGTGTTTCGGTTCGTTCTTAGCCAACTGTCGTACAAGTTGCCCTGCCGAAAGCTCAGCTGTGATTCACCCCACTTTTCTCTGATCATTCAGGTAATTTATCCAGCATTTGAAATATCGGTATTTAAAAAGTAGCCATGACAACAAAATGCATAAGCGTATAGGGTTTTAACCCATTATCACTTTCCGCAGTGATAGGTGTCaaacaggggcgtagccaggggggcggggcggtcttatggggcttcagccacttccccccctccccgaaattttttcgtgctgtccgtGCACCGGCGACCAAAACAACGCCCAGCGACGGAAATCATTCTAGATTTTGtatagaatgtctttttcacgctcgaaaatgCATTTTAGCGCTTatattgcgaactcgggctggattttgcggcaacgcccatgcaccgggagtcgcataacgcaaggagctccgtccgagcacaaagtttcaagggcgttttgatggtgagcgggctcgttgcggcatctcgcggaggccgcggaatctactaagcgcatggatttcaattccgaaactttatgggtataaatttgacataaacttttgatgcgaaaggtacaCTGACAtgtccaaagtcgtgctttagatattcaattCCGGAACTTGGTAGGTTTagtgttcttataaacatttgacgccaaaggtgcgctgacttttctaaagtcgcacatcggaccatacaatgagATAAGCCAAATCGacatactatcagacaagttgacaaagcacgcagcgaagtCCGATGAAACGAAGCGTTgttgtggttcatttgtgccgtcatgtcacagaaaaaataccaacatttctttcacctgcgcaaaagcatccatgtcaagacactaaagccagcaaaggtaactacgtccTTATTTATTTTCTGCGCTGAAAAATGCGAAATATGTTTCACAGTATGGAAATcctatttttttcaatttctctTGTATTTAACTGTGCTCATTCTTTGTTGTATTTGTTGCTGCCTGTAAAACGAGGCCATGGGCCACGTCAAGCCTTGCTGGCTTTTTGCCCACGGTCCTCAGCATCAGTTGTATGTTGAAAtgaatttgatttgatttgattgatttgATTTCTGGCTACCGGACGAGAAAtataaacaatggtcgctcgccgccatcactgtggggactcgacgaattgcaacgcattcgcttgagcgcaacctgtccggaaagtcttgtctcgccggttcaggataccgagcagtacgcTTCTCTGTGAACCAAGCGCCtaacgttttcttcgatattccttcggtagccacacatGCCTAAAGTAGGCATTCGGTTGTAGTCAAcacaacatgctttcctttgcgtttttatATTTCGGTGTCCCcgctaaacaaaacaaaagaaagacattgctgcggcgcagcgaattgtcgcattgTGAAAGTTCGGCTTTGTTACttattttgcggaaagtaatgggccacgggacgcttcatttGCCGGTTACTCTTATTATAgcattgcgatagcagttatatggacactccaggcgcattccggccgtcgccgtcgccttcatgttccgtataaagtccaagggcgataacatcgtgacagCGCACCGCATActgtatgtgctagtgaaagtgtagggggggggtggcatgggtgagccgatgatggtgagtcagtcttgtgtgcgcaagggaggaaagcgggaaggaagcgcgacGCCTTTCGCCGTGCGCAACACATCGGGtggagtggagggaggggaggCGAGCCTTAGTATTCTGTGAtatgatctgtgaatctgtgattgggcaacatgtttatttaccttgcttgacgcattatatacagtgaccttttcttagatacgtagatttattggagacttatacgtgtTTAAATATCctattgcgaggttttgtgtatatgtgcagtgaactttgtttcgagTGACACTTTCTtcccctttatcaagctgtattttcgcatttctaatgcacgagggcgagtcaaacgaaagtgagccaaccaaccccgcgcactaatggttcggttcattatgtgcgaggcatgcgcgtagcacacaggcatctctcatgtacaaaagtgacacgcagatgtgaggataaatgttctctaatgctctcatacactgggttgacaTGGTTGagcgacataatggacgctcgaaaagttgaacagcgtggtgtcgtgaggtttttgatagctgaaggtgtttcccgaaaagaaattagtcgccgtgtggctgccATGTACGCTGaatatttcatttcattgactactgtgaagcattggaggaaacggttcaaagaaggaggTGAAAGTTtgaaagacgatccaagaccgggccaaagccaccgtgcaataaCCCGaacgcaattgcaaaggttgatgagctgattagacaagaacggaggataagcattgatgaacttgCAGAGCgtatgaacatcagtcacggttcggttcagaccagaattcatgaacatctcggttatcggctcttctgTGCGCAAtcgatgcccaagattttgaaccaccgccagaagatggagaggTTTGGAGAggcttgactcatctgatctggtatcgcaatgagggtgacgacttcttgtctgtaattgtgaccggggacgaatcatggtgccactactacgtgCCTGAAATACTACGGCAaggcttacagtggaaacattcgaaatCATCACcctcaaagaaagcaaaggccgtcatttccgccgaaaaggtgttgacttttttttcaatCGTCAGGGACCATTGCtcatcgaatttgctaaacctggagagactatcaatcgtttccgatattgtgaaacgcctgATCAaaaaacaaacgacgtgaaaaattgacgaatcgggtcatcttgctccacgacaatgcccatccGCACGTCGCTGATGgagttaacacaaaactggcaaagttcaagtgggaaacgctgcaacatccgccatacgtCCCAAAACCTGcggccttgcgacttccacattttggggcaactgaaaaagcagctcaagggaaccagattcgtgtcggacgatgacgtgagaGAGTCAGTTGCGGACTTTTTGAAGccgcaacccaaggagttttatgagacaggaatcacgcgactcgatAATCAGCGGAACAAATGTCAAAATGCTCACGGAGGCTACTTATAAATAAAGTAACCCGTTTATCATATAtccgcattggctcactttcacttgatTCGGCCTCatgtattttgcagaactcctactTTTTACAAGTGccctctgttgcgactataatttcggtgcgatTACTCACACTACATCAGCGCTGACAGCTGCTCCTACGCAATACTTTGGAACAAAGGAAAGCGTcgttgagatttttccctggccattgtatatgtacaaaaatgtaaacagggttcttgaatgacaaagtttcgtcAACATCTTTGtcatcaacttgttcatttccCGGCCTTTACTTTTTTCATATCAGtggtatgcactgctttgctggtttcgaaatgatatagttctaaagttcgtgtgatattttgtttacttattaaatagacaaaaacatggaagcattgacatcagttatttcgggcacaatatttgggacatacgagtatattactttatggaaaaatacatattttacttgttttgacaatgcgtagcgttcaagaatccATTTAACGCATCTTTGCCAATGGCAATGAAGTTGTTATTTATGTATTTGACCCCTGGACAAATTCTATGAGGCCGAGCTGCAGCgtgagcctcccccccccaccctcacccccccccctgaacgaaatttctggctaagcCACTGGTGTGAAACGAAGGTAGTTTTCACAATTTACGagtgcttttttgtgtgtgaaattTCACTTTTCTCGGGAAAACAAAGGCATCGGAGGACACCAGGTCATAAAAGAAGGTACTggggcgcctttttttttttgtcacctgctacttcactttatttttttaaatctagTGAATAAACAGAAAAAACGTTACGGCTATATTCCCAACGGATGGGAGAACCAGGGGCGGATCAAGGGTTACATCAAGACGAGCGACCTCGTCAACAAGATGGCGACGACAAGGTTGAAGATCGACGGACCGTTGTGATTTCACTATATTCTACTGCACGCCTCACTGGACGCTCAATTTTGTCATTTTCTTAGCGTACGGAACTTCTGAATGCGTCAGTGCTTAAATGGTACTCGTCGTAGTGCTTAACACAATTAAGGTAGTCTGGAAAAGCGAAGTGCGCAACGGTCGTCCTAAAAGTGCCCGCGGAAAGAACATATCAGCTGGTCTTAGAAGTCAAGTGCGTCAACAATCACAAGTAGCCATGCTTTATACCGAAACGGACACAACCTTGGTATGAAAAAGTGTGACGTGCGTGGGATGCAATGTCGGTACCGTGTGATGCTCGATCTTGTTTGGCCTTGTTTGACGAAAACAAGTCATATTGTCACCTTTCGACGAGTACCTTGCCTTCGCCATGATCCTCAAGCTGCCAGAGTCAAGTGCCTTTGAATCACGTCCTCTTGATGCGACAAGtatactccccctccccccccccccccccgtcttgtATGACGAAGACAATTCTCCTTCTCTCGTTTTGACAAGGCTACTTAATTTTCGTCAAGGTTCTACAGGCAGTAAAAGGGCAGCACCCTTGAGTCGGGGCCCTTTATGTGAAGCTCCCTTGTGTGAAAAAGATGTCTCCCGTTAGTGTTTTGATGAGCGTCTTTGACAGGCCCCCGAGCGCTGTCAAAAGAAAGTGCCTTTGTGTCACGCCCCGATATGTGACGAAGATCGTGTCACGTTTCCTAGTGCAGACAAGTCTCCTGGTCACGTTTCATCAAAGGGACCTGTCATCGCTAGGGCCCTTCCTAAGACAAATCCCACTGTCGGAACGTTGGCTGCAGGCTGAAGCTATCCATTTTTTTTACCACTTTTGCTCTATTCAAGCCTTCACCTTCCCGTTAACCTTCGTCTCTTTTAGATTTATATATTTAGTGCACATAAAATTTCGATCTACTTAGGCAGATGGAAATTTTATGTGCACTGTTTTTACCTGCTTAGGCTGTAAATTATATAACAAGATTATTCAACCTATCATTGAGCAACCAAATTGCTTAAATGAGACGCCGGAGGGGTTGTGTTCAGTGACAACAAAGAAAGGTTGGTGGAACTCCGGATCGCAACACGTTGCCAGTAGCTAAGGCAGCGGTAATCAACGCGACGCCATTGAAGAGGGAGAACTTAGATGGCCTTGTTACGCGGTGAGAAAAAAATAGGGCTGTTTATTTTATAGTGGCAGCAGAATATGACATCGGCcaaaggaaagaaacaagaagCTACCGACGATCTCGATATGCAGGAGAcggagaaacacacacacacacacacacacacacacacacacacacacacacacacacacacacacacacacacacacacacacacacacacacacacacacacacacacacacacacacacacacacacacacacacacacacacacacacacacacacacacacacacacacacacacacacacacacacacacacacacacgcacgcacgcacgcacgcgcacacacacacacacacacacacacacacatatttgaAGTAGATAAATGTGTCATACAAAGAGAGCAGTCTCTTCAAAAATTCGACAGATCTGATGACAGAAGAAATCGTCAGAAATTTGCTTCAAACTTCAATTAGCACTGAACTCACAACAGCTGAATCACACATGGACGAAACTATACACTGTACGCTGACATATTTTACCGCCGTGGTTGAATCGGTGTCGAAGCAGTTTGGCCGTTTCTTTGTCTTTTCGTTTTACCGCAtgagttttatatatatatatatatatatatatatatatatatatatatatatatatatatatatatatatatatatatatatatatatttatatatatatatatatagatatatatataaacaagagCTTTACCACCGGGGAccttaaatgttttttttaatctgctttATAAATCTTGGAGGGAGTCGCCGGACTTGGAATAAGACATAATGCGTAACTATTCGagcaaaaaaatataaatgaataaaaagaagcaaTGAGTGTGATATAGTC encodes:
- the LOC142582736 gene encoding alpha-tocopherol transfer protein-like isoform X1, coding for MSGEKILREDQRHRAWLGEDIPVDGVAQDSLAELRRLLEDEPELGAPTDSADLLRFLRLRKYDIGASLEALRKYCAIRASSPNIFEGLKDPEKLRKLTRDYITVLPRRNLHGRPVVFYKLGSWQPSKVSHLQMTQAVVMCIEYASRHPAAQTAGVALVTDFEGWSFGKMRFFDIGVMKDYLHYLQNCAPILANEAHVIRQPAAFSVLFALMRPFMRDETINAITFHGKHVDQLYADISPSMLFSEYGGTAPNTDWDLFWTSMCQEHSEGKAGRQL